A single genomic interval of Salvelinus namaycush isolate Seneca chromosome 41, SaNama_1.0, whole genome shotgun sequence harbors:
- the LOC120034093 gene encoding ubiquitin domain-containing protein UBFD1-like isoform X1 — translation MATQDGSEEVVMETEATLKEPQPLCENVGKGNAEVLETVSRTDNAGESSSTQDPTVSNGDDSDEGKEMVDLKIIWNKNKYDLKIPLDGTGAKLKERIHSLTGLPPAMQKVMYKGLLPEDKTLREIKVTNGAKIMVVGSTINDVLAVNTPKEVIQQEVKAEENKKEPLCRQKQHRKVLDKGKPEDIMPSVKGTKERLPTVPLAGMYNKSGGKVRLTFKLEQDQLWIGTKERTEKIPMGSIKHVVTEPIEGHEDYHMMAFQLGPTEASQYWVYWVPIQFVDAIKDTVLGKWQYF, via the exons ATGGCGACCCAGGATG GAAGTGAAGAAGTCGTAATGGAAACTGAAGCCACGTTGAAAGAGCCACAACCACTGTGTGAAAATGTTGGCAAAGGGAATGCTGAAGTATTGGAAACTGTGTCTCGGACAGATAATGCCGGGGAAAGCTCTTCAACTCAGGACCCTACTGTCAGCAATGGAGATGACAGtgatgaaggaaaggagatggTGGATCTAAAGATTATTTGGAACAAGAATAAGTATGATCTCAAAATTCCGTTAGATGGCACTGGAGCCAAACTGAAAGAGCGAATCCATTCACTCACTG GTCTTCCACCTGCTATGCAGAAGGTGATGTACAAAGGCCTGCTACCAGAAGATAAGACGCTACGTGAAATTAAAGTTACAAATGGTGCAAAAATAATGGTGGTTGGATCTACAATAAATGATGTACTAGCTGTAAATACTCCAAAAGAGGTTATTCAGCAGGAAGTTAAAGCTGAAGAAAACAAAAAGGAACCTTTGTGTCGGCAAAAA CAACACAGAAAGGTGTTGGACAAAGGCAAACCAGAGGACATAATGCCATCTGTTAAAGGAACGAAG GAACGCTTACCAACAGTGCCTTTAGCTGGAATGTACAACAAATCTGGTGGAAAAGTTCGTCTCACCTTCAAACTGGAACAAGATCAACTGTGGATTGGAACTAAGG agaggacagagaaaatCCCAATGGGCTCCATCAAACATGTGGTGACTGAACCCATTGAAGGCCATGAGGATTATCACATGATG GCGTTTCAGTTGGGTCCAACAGAAGCCTCTCAGTATTGGGTCTACTGGGTGCCAATTCAGTTTGTTGATGCAATCAAAGACACAGTCCTTGGAAAGTGGCAGTATTTCTAA
- the LOC120034093 gene encoding ubiquitin domain-containing protein UBFD1-like isoform X2, producing the protein MATQDGSEEVVMETEATLKEPQPLCENVGKGNAEVLETVSRTDNAGESSSTQDPTVSNGDDSDEGKEMVDLKIIWNKNKYDLKIPLDGTGAKLKERIHSLTGLPPAMQKVMYKGLLPEDKTLREIKVTNGAKIMVVGSTINDVLAVNTPKEVIQQEVKAEENKKEPLCRQKQHRKVLDKGKPEDIMPSVKGTKERLPTVPLAGMYNKSGGKVRLTFKLEQDQLWIGTKERTEKIPMGSIKHVVTEPIEGHEDYHMMVTRFLTTNCTSQNGS; encoded by the exons ATGGCGACCCAGGATG GAAGTGAAGAAGTCGTAATGGAAACTGAAGCCACGTTGAAAGAGCCACAACCACTGTGTGAAAATGTTGGCAAAGGGAATGCTGAAGTATTGGAAACTGTGTCTCGGACAGATAATGCCGGGGAAAGCTCTTCAACTCAGGACCCTACTGTCAGCAATGGAGATGACAGtgatgaaggaaaggagatggTGGATCTAAAGATTATTTGGAACAAGAATAAGTATGATCTCAAAATTCCGTTAGATGGCACTGGAGCCAAACTGAAAGAGCGAATCCATTCACTCACTG GTCTTCCACCTGCTATGCAGAAGGTGATGTACAAAGGCCTGCTACCAGAAGATAAGACGCTACGTGAAATTAAAGTTACAAATGGTGCAAAAATAATGGTGGTTGGATCTACAATAAATGATGTACTAGCTGTAAATACTCCAAAAGAGGTTATTCAGCAGGAAGTTAAAGCTGAAGAAAACAAAAAGGAACCTTTGTGTCGGCAAAAA CAACACAGAAAGGTGTTGGACAAAGGCAAACCAGAGGACATAATGCCATCTGTTAAAGGAACGAAG GAACGCTTACCAACAGTGCCTTTAGCTGGAATGTACAACAAATCTGGTGGAAAAGTTCGTCTCACCTTCAAACTGGAACAAGATCAACTGTGGATTGGAACTAAGG agaggacagagaaaatCCCAATGGGCTCCATCAAACATGTGGTGACTGAACCCATTGAAGGCCATGAGGATTATCACATGATGGTAACACGTTTCCTTACTACAAACTGCACAAGCCAGAATGGCAGTTga
- the LOC120034094 gene encoding UNC93-like protein MFSD11, with translation MADLRIYNVVILGLGFLLIFTAFTTCGNIEQTIVKSLDNDTFTGSGYHSLGIIYGIFSFSNLLAPTVVAIIGPQFTMFFSGILYSGYVAVFITPSTWSFYFTSVLIGIGAAMLWTAQGHFLVENSDASTINRNTGMFWALLQCSMLFGNLYIYFDWNGRLEISDRSRKTIFTGLLVTSVLGTLSFLVLRKTLPTEEEMLNEEEGQPLLSSRMMYKQRANSAVQDAKSEFKTILQLLKTKTKLLLSCCMAYSGLELSFYSGVYGTCIGATTEFGAAAKGLIGISGIVVGIGEIVGGGVFGLACKNNRFRRTSVVFLGMVVHFVAFYLIYLNIPDDAPVVLKTSTLNKPYLTPSISIALLCSFLLGLGDSCFNTQLYSILGRVYAEQSAPAFAIFKFIQSIFAAVAFFYSGYLLLTWQLLIMVILGFTGTLCFFMVERIQNFSVDLQQEY, from the exons ATGGCAGACCTCAGGATTTACAACGTTGTCATTCTGGGACTAGGATTTCTGTTAATTTTCACTGCCTTCACCACCTGTGGAAACATTGAA CAAACCATAGTTAAAAGCCTGGACAATGATACCTTCACTGGAAGTGGTTATCACAG CCTTGGAATCATCTATGGAATTTTTTCGTTTTCAAATTTGTTAGCTCCAACTGTTGTTGCAATAATTGGACCACAGTTTACAATGTTTTTCAGTGGAATTCTTTACAG TGGTTACGTAGCTGTATTCATCACCCCATCAACATGGTCCTTTTACTTCACCTCAGTACTAATCGGCATAGGAGCAGCCA TGCTTTGGACAGCCCAAGGACACTTCCTTGTGGAGAACTCTGATGCTTCCACCATCAATAGGAACACAGGGATGTTTTGGGCCCTTTTACAGTGCAG CATGTTATTTGGCAATctttacatttattttgattgGAATGGAAGGCTAGAAATATCAG ATAGGAGCAGAAAGACTATCTTTACAGGTCTGCTGGTTACCTCAGTGCTGGGAACACTCAGCTTCCTGGTTCTGAGAAAGACTCTTCCAACAGAGGAGGAGATGCTCAATGAGGAGGAAGGCCAGCCGTTGCTCTCGTCTCGCATGAT GTATAAGCAAAGAGCCAACTCTGCAGTACAAGATGCAAAGTCAGAGTTCA AGACAATCCTGCAACTGCTCAAAACCAAAACCAAATTGCTCCTGAGCTGTTGCATGGCATACAGTG GTCTGGAGCTATCTTTCTACAGTGGTGTGTATGGGACATGTATCGGGGCAACAACAGAGTTTGGAGCGGCAGCTAAAGGCTTGATTGGGATCTCCGGAATCGTGGTGGGGATTGGAGAGATAGTTG GTGGAGGCGTCTTTGGACTAGCATGTAAGAACAACCGATTCAGACGGACATCTGTAGTCTTCCTTGGGATGGTCGTCCATTTTGTCGCCTTCTACTTGATCTACCTCAACATCCCAGATGATGCCCCTGTGGTTTTAAAAACTAGCACACTGAACAAGCCATATCTGACACCAAG TATCTCCATCGCATTGCTGTGTAGTTTCCTGCTTGGACTCGGTGACAGCTGTTTCAACACTCAACTGTACAGCATCTTGGGGCGTGTTTATGCTGAGCAAAGCGCGCCTGCTTTTGCCATCTTCAAATTCATCCAG TCCATTTTTGCAGCAGTTGCCTTCTTCTACAGTGGCTACTTGCTGTTGACATGGCAACTGCTCATTATGGTCATCTTGGGCTTCACTGGAACACTCTGCTTCTTCATGGTGGAAAGAATACAGAACTTCTCTGTAGACCTACAACAAGAGTATTAG
- the LOC120034230 gene encoding uncharacterized protein LOC120034230 isoform X1: protein MFLLLIIVTNLGTLIADDAMSDGNLQCFNDYDKSMVCHFTTDKSECAEYSMTLKQLGTQNMNDCTFKEKERSNDVSKCGCSIDPMQLIIREEFNATLWNSGKRLNSKVLCIKCSIKPKTPTVQDVKPTENGNFLVKWKTNYPDNVPFSKVLIAELSYRKKGETDEVSKNDSTTSYELLSRDLEPNTIYALKVRTYTDWSGRFSDWSEELEFTNPASSRKVLQIVIVFSCIAVIIITSALFWCSVRLKTKLWDNIPKCSNPDLLYMVPGVPKVLSPPKILLSSIYVDSSKMDIEEKAWTNPSIVDGSSGRGSGSELDTSSSLGHAHKCSMSPEPSNVQIISHLQEALSKVFPSLVPLDGNPQSLLLPPPMTDDGTEMNCPESNRDIGVCSSDYNPLHFMSESGGSCGSSCYNNFTYSPSVPLNSLQDLTTSKTSSFPTQPLLFCNSSYHSGEAEVLKNGHPQLFLGTGQQDLNLSTNCATFLQTDFSYHPCDGASDDSETTTSSEDTSLIYGSNVSDVISIVARYQSFSEAVGKDNERGTDAFMDVPLPLKDFQDVDREPLIYVVNPCYHSLLDPGCSLPPSDVDYQTLQSLGQNSPDQWVSDKLLNKCLETEIPQSSMGNMPLNVIPNSQGGQCPKPGSPFLTAFCSDQAMQIDNDSSYHCV from the exons ATGTTTCTATTGCTTATTATAGTCACAAACCTTGGGACTTTGATAGCGGATGATG CGATGAGTGACGGAAATCTTCAATGCTTCAACGATTATGACAAAAGTATGGTTTGTCATTTTACAACTGACAAGTCTGAGTGTGCTGAATACAGCATGACATTGAAACAATTGGGCACACAAAATAT GAATGATTGTACTTTCAAGGAAAAGGAGAGGTCCAATGATGTTTCCAAATGTGGATGCTCTATTGATCCAATGCAGCTTATTATTAGGGAGGAGTTTAATGCAACACTTTGGAATTCTGGGAAGCGCCTAAATTCCAAAGTCCTCTGTATCAAATGCAGCA TAAAACCCAAAACCCCCACCGTCCAAGATGTGAAACCAACAGAAAATGGGAATTTCCTGGTCAAATGGAAGACAAACTACCCTGATAATGTACCATTTTCTAAGGTCTTGATTGCCGAATTGAGCTACAGAAAGAAAGGAGAAACAGATGAG GTGTCCAAAAATGACTCAACAACTTCCTATGAATTACTTAGCAGAGACTTGGAGCCAAACACCATTTATGCTCTGAAGGTCAGAACCTATACTGACTGGAGTGGCCGTTTCAGTGACTGGAGTGAAGAGTTGGAATTCACTAACC CTGCATCATCTCGGAAAGTGCTCCAGATTGTCATTGTTTTCAGCTGCATTGCTGTTATCATCATCACAAGTGCTTTGTTTTGGTGCAGTGTTAG ACTCAAAACCAAGTTGTGGGATAATATTCCTAAATGTTCAAACCCAGACCTTTTGTATATGGTTCCAGGAGTACCTAAG GTATTGTCTCCTCCCAAAATACTTTTATCCTCCATCTATGTTGATTCTTCGAAAATGGACATTGAAGAAAAAGCATG GACAAACCCCTCGATAGTAGATGGGAGCAGTGGAAGAGGCAGTGGCTCAGAGCTTGACACATCATCTTCCCTGGGTCATGCCCACAAATGTTCCATGAGCCCGGAGCCTAGTAATGTGCAGATCATTAGCCATCTTCAAGAGGCCCTGAGCAAAGTCTTTCCCAGCCTTGTTCCTTTGGACGGGAATCCTCAGTCATTGCTCTTACCCCCTCCTATGACAGATGATGGTACAGAAATGAACTGCCCTGAGTCAAATCGAGACATTGGTGTGTGTTCATCTGACTACAATCCTCTTCATTTCATGAGTGAGTCTGGAGGCTCTTGTGGGTCGTCTTGTTACAACAATTTTACCTACTCCCCCTCAGTGCCCCTCAACTCCCTTCAAGATTTAACAACAAGCAAGACATCCTCATTTCCTACGCAGCCTCTGCTCTTTTGTAACTCCTCCTACCATTCTGGTGAGGCTGAAGTGTTGAAAAATGGCCATCCACAGCTGTTTCTTGGTACTGGTCAACAAGACCTTAACTTGTCCACTAACTGTGCAACCTTCTTGCAAACCGACTTTTCATATCACCCGTGTGATGGCGCCAGTGATGATTCAGAGACTACCACGTCATCAGAGGACACCAGTCTGATCTACGGTTCTAACGTGTCCGATGTTATCAGTATCGTTGCTAGATATCAGAGCTTCAGTGAGGCAGTTGGTAAAGACAATGAGAGAGGAACTGATGCCTTCATGGATGTGCCACTGCCACTTAAGGATTTCCAGGATGTAGACAGAGAGCCACTGATTTACGTTGTGAATCCATGTTACCACAGCCTGCTTGACCCTGGATGCAGCCTCCCCCCGAGTGATGTTGATTATCAGACTTTACAGAGCCTGGGACAAAATAGCCCAGATCAGTGGGTTTCAGACAAACTGCTGAACAAGTGTCTGGAGACTGAGATCCCTCAAAGCTCCATGGGGAACATGCCTCTAAATGTCATACCCAACTCACAGGGAGGACAATGTCCAAAACCTGGAAGTCCCTTTCTTACTGCTTTCTGTTCAGACCAAGCCATGCAAATAGACAATGACAGCTCTTATCATTGTGTGTAA
- the LOC120034230 gene encoding uncharacterized protein LOC120034230 isoform X2 encodes MFLLLIIVTNLGTLIADDVKPKTPTVQDVKPTENGNFLVKWKTNYPDNVPFSKVLIAELSYRKKGETDEVSKNDSTTSYELLSRDLEPNTIYALKVRTYTDWSGRFSDWSEELEFTNPASSRKVLQIVIVFSCIAVIIITSALFWCSVRLKTKLWDNIPKCSNPDLLYMVPGVPKVLSPPKILLSSIYVDSSKMDIEEKAWTNPSIVDGSSGRGSGSELDTSSSLGHAHKCSMSPEPSNVQIISHLQEALSKVFPSLVPLDGNPQSLLLPPPMTDDGTEMNCPESNRDIGVCSSDYNPLHFMSESGGSCGSSCYNNFTYSPSVPLNSLQDLTTSKTSSFPTQPLLFCNSSYHSGEAEVLKNGHPQLFLGTGQQDLNLSTNCATFLQTDFSYHPCDGASDDSETTTSSEDTSLIYGSNVSDVISIVARYQSFSEAVGKDNERGTDAFMDVPLPLKDFQDVDREPLIYVVNPCYHSLLDPGCSLPPSDVDYQTLQSLGQNSPDQWVSDKLLNKCLETEIPQSSMGNMPLNVIPNSQGGQCPKPGSPFLTAFCSDQAMQIDNDSSYHCV; translated from the exons ATGTTTCTATTGCTTATTATAGTCACAAACCTTGGGACTTTGATAGCGGATGATG TAAAACCCAAAACCCCCACCGTCCAAGATGTGAAACCAACAGAAAATGGGAATTTCCTGGTCAAATGGAAGACAAACTACCCTGATAATGTACCATTTTCTAAGGTCTTGATTGCCGAATTGAGCTACAGAAAGAAAGGAGAAACAGATGAG GTGTCCAAAAATGACTCAACAACTTCCTATGAATTACTTAGCAGAGACTTGGAGCCAAACACCATTTATGCTCTGAAGGTCAGAACCTATACTGACTGGAGTGGCCGTTTCAGTGACTGGAGTGAAGAGTTGGAATTCACTAACC CTGCATCATCTCGGAAAGTGCTCCAGATTGTCATTGTTTTCAGCTGCATTGCTGTTATCATCATCACAAGTGCTTTGTTTTGGTGCAGTGTTAG ACTCAAAACCAAGTTGTGGGATAATATTCCTAAATGTTCAAACCCAGACCTTTTGTATATGGTTCCAGGAGTACCTAAG GTATTGTCTCCTCCCAAAATACTTTTATCCTCCATCTATGTTGATTCTTCGAAAATGGACATTGAAGAAAAAGCATG GACAAACCCCTCGATAGTAGATGGGAGCAGTGGAAGAGGCAGTGGCTCAGAGCTTGACACATCATCTTCCCTGGGTCATGCCCACAAATGTTCCATGAGCCCGGAGCCTAGTAATGTGCAGATCATTAGCCATCTTCAAGAGGCCCTGAGCAAAGTCTTTCCCAGCCTTGTTCCTTTGGACGGGAATCCTCAGTCATTGCTCTTACCCCCTCCTATGACAGATGATGGTACAGAAATGAACTGCCCTGAGTCAAATCGAGACATTGGTGTGTGTTCATCTGACTACAATCCTCTTCATTTCATGAGTGAGTCTGGAGGCTCTTGTGGGTCGTCTTGTTACAACAATTTTACCTACTCCCCCTCAGTGCCCCTCAACTCCCTTCAAGATTTAACAACAAGCAAGACATCCTCATTTCCTACGCAGCCTCTGCTCTTTTGTAACTCCTCCTACCATTCTGGTGAGGCTGAAGTGTTGAAAAATGGCCATCCACAGCTGTTTCTTGGTACTGGTCAACAAGACCTTAACTTGTCCACTAACTGTGCAACCTTCTTGCAAACCGACTTTTCATATCACCCGTGTGATGGCGCCAGTGATGATTCAGAGACTACCACGTCATCAGAGGACACCAGTCTGATCTACGGTTCTAACGTGTCCGATGTTATCAGTATCGTTGCTAGATATCAGAGCTTCAGTGAGGCAGTTGGTAAAGACAATGAGAGAGGAACTGATGCCTTCATGGATGTGCCACTGCCACTTAAGGATTTCCAGGATGTAGACAGAGAGCCACTGATTTACGTTGTGAATCCATGTTACCACAGCCTGCTTGACCCTGGATGCAGCCTCCCCCCGAGTGATGTTGATTATCAGACTTTACAGAGCCTGGGACAAAATAGCCCAGATCAGTGGGTTTCAGACAAACTGCTGAACAAGTGTCTGGAGACTGAGATCCCTCAAAGCTCCATGGGGAACATGCCTCTAAATGTCATACCCAACTCACAGGGAGGACAATGTCCAAAACCTGGAAGTCCCTTTCTTACTGCTTTCTGTTCAGACCAAGCCATGCAAATAGACAATGACAGCTCTTATCATTGTGTGTAA